One genomic window of Arachis stenosperma cultivar V10309 chromosome 10, arast.V10309.gnm1.PFL2, whole genome shotgun sequence includes the following:
- the LOC130954499 gene encoding pentatricopeptide repeat-containing protein At4g35850, mitochondrial, whose protein sequence is MKLLQSLIARRGSLRRVVGSRNFSASTEEYSKRNYADNVAEYNTVLGSLTAKRRHYLLRDAYDDMVLDGVMPNRDTFRSLVVGTMKGSRLQDAFFFINQMKTMGLVPDVTLYNFLISTCGKSRNSDQAVQILEEMKCMQVKPNVQTYICLLNACAADGRLDRVYAIVRDMTAAGLGLNKFCYAGLIIAHKNKTPVPDDFDTKVIEFVERSKMWSSVETDSENAENVMMGVTDEELYNLPTAEYVHRRLFLVRALTAYHTAFYAAADLKNVQLMETLLDTLSKDRKTPDGFIMMQIIRCHCNAGDIERARQTLEDYRNSGKPLAADLFVTLAEGAMVGYTEKGMQIAQDALVAMNQRNFSLNPRTGSDLLLIAAGEKTGGYTTANFIWDLMRARNVTPILPAVEAYYKGLKEREIPENDARLLLVSQTYDNLRSRFGNRN, encoded by the exons TCAATCTCTCATAG CTCGTCGCGGATCATTGCGTCGGGTGGTGGGTTCGAGAAACTTCTCGGCTTCCACCGAAGAGTACAGTAAGAGAAACTACGCTGACAATGTCGCAGAATACAACACTGTCTTGGGTTCTCTCACAGCTAAAagaag GCATTACTTGCTTAGGGATGCGTATGATGACATGGTGCTTGATGGGGTGATGCCAAACCGTGACACTTTCCGTTCCCTTGTTGTTGGAACCATGAAAGGGTCTAGATTGCAGGATGCTTTCTTCTTCATTAACCAAATGAAAACCATGGGTTTGGTTCCTGAT GTTACTTTATACAACTTTCTAATTTCAACTTGTGGGAAATCCAGGAACTCTGATCAAGCTGTTCAG ATTTTGGAGGAGATGAAGTGTATGCAAGTAAAGCCAAATGTGCAAACCTACATCTGCTTGCTAAACGCTTGTGCAGCTGATGGACGCTTAGACCGAGT GTATGCAATTGTCCGGGATATGACTGCAGCTGGTCTAGGATTAAACAAGTTCTGTTATGCTGGTCTTATAATTGCCCACAAGAACAAAACACCTGTTCCTGATGATTTTGATACAAAA GTTATTGAGTTCGTGGAGAGGTCAAAGATGTGGTCTTCAGTTGAAACTGACAGTGAAAATGCAGAAAATGTGATGATGGGTGTTACAGATGAGGAGTTATACAACTTACCGACAGCAGAATATGTTCATAGACGATTATTTTTGGTTAGGGCACTAACAGCATATCATACTGCTTTTTATGCTGCTGCAGACCTGAAGAATGTTCAG TTGATGGAAACCCTTTTGGATACACTGAGCAAGGATAGAAAAACTCCCGATGGCTTTATTATGATGCAAATAATTAG GTGCCATTGCAATGCAGGAGATATCGAGCGTGCTCgtcaaactttagaggattacagaaattcAGGAAAGCCTTTAGCTGCAGATCTTTTTGTG ACACTTGCAGAGGGGGCAATGGTTGGGTACACTGAGAAAGGAATGCAAATTGCTCAAGATGCACTG GTAGCGATGAACCAAAGAAACTTTTCGTTAAATCCTAGAACGGGAAGTGATCTCCTGCTTATAGCTGCTGGTGAAAAG ACTGGTGGATACACTACTGCTAATTTCATATGGGACTTGATGCGAGCTCGTAATGTTACTCCTATCCTTCCTGCAGTAGAGGCATATTACAAGGGCCTAAAA GAGCGTGAGATACCTGAAAATGATGCAAGACTCTTGCTGGTTTCTCAAACTTACGATAACCTTCGCTCGAGGTTTGGGAACAGGAACTGA
- the LOC130954429 gene encoding ras-related protein RABB1b: MSYDYLFKYIIIGDTGVGKSCLLLQFTDKRFQPVHDLTIGVEFGARMVTIDSRPIKLQIWDTAGQESFRSITRSYYRGAAGALLVYDITRRETFNHLASWLEDARQHANPIMTIMLIGNKCDLSHRRAVSKEEGEQFAKENGLLFLEASARTAQNVEEAFIKTAAKILQNIQEGVIDVSNESFGIKPGYLRLQNQNGARDGTVSTGGGCCS, from the exons ATGTCTTACGATTACCTCTTCAAGTACATCATCATCGGCGACACAG GTGTAGGGAAATCGTGCCTGCTCCTGCAGTTCACCGACAAGAGATTCCAACCCGTCCATGATCTCACCATTGGCGTTGAGTTCGGTGCTCGCATGGTCACCATCGATTCCCGACCTATCAAGCTTCAGATATGGGACACT GCTGGGCAAGAGTCATTTAGATCCATTACTAGATCTTACTACAGAGGAGCAGCAGGAGCACTTCTAGTTTATGACATTACTAG GAGAGAGACTTTTAATCATTTAGCAAGTTGGCTGGAAGATGCTCGGCAGCATGCCAACCCTATCATGACAATCATGCTGATAGGCAACAAGTGTGATCTTTCTCACCGAAGGGCAGTGAGCAAAGAGGAGGGTGAGCAATTTGCAAAGGAAAATGGACTTCTGTTCTTGGAAGCTTCTGCTAGGACAGCTCAAAATGTGGAAGAG GCCTTCATAAAGACTGCTGCAAAGATTCTCCAGAATATTCAAGAAGGTGTCATTGATGTGTCCAATGAG TCATTTGGTATAAAACCAGGGTATTTACGTCTCCAAAATCAAAACGGTGCAAGAGATGGAACTGTTAGTACTGGGGGTGGCTGTTGCAGCTGA